Proteins co-encoded in one Ziziphus jujuba cultivar Dongzao chromosome 9, ASM3175591v1 genomic window:
- the LOC112492895 gene encoding heavy metal-associated isoprenylated plant protein 3: MSNNMKNTKKKMMMGGFMCQSQASTAICMNPEFGSVIVPRRATAKRSSLILDDTRLTNNAKYTRLIESGRFKFNQLSDKKPAFNNNNNNNNNNNNDKKEDQVSRLRDPNTSQKHPSVPDSSNHAFQVVVMRVALHCQGCAGKVKKHLSRMEGVTSFSIDLETKRVTVMGHVSPVGVLESISKVKKAEFWSC, encoded by the exons ATGAGCAACAATATGAAGAACaccaagaagaagatgatgatgggaGGCTTCATGTGTCAGTCTCAAGCATCAACCGCCATTTGCATGAATCCGGAGTTTGGTTCTGTTATTGTGCCTCGAAGAGCAACTGCTAAGAGAAGTAGCCTTATTCTTGATGATACAAGATTAACCAACAATGCCAAATACACCAGGCTTATTGAGTCTGGTAGGTTCAAGTTCAACCAGCTGAGTGATAAAAAACCAGCctttaacaataataacaacaacaacaacaataataataatgataaaaaagaagatCAAGTTTCACGGCTGCGTGACCCGAATACCTCTCAGAAACATCCATCAGTACCAGATTCATCCAACCATGCATTCCAG GTGGTTGTCATGCGTGTCGCTCTTCATTGTCAAGGATGTGCTGGCAAAGTGAAGAAACATTTATCAAGGATGGAag GGGTTACGTCGTTCAGTATAGACCTAGAAACCAAAAGGGTAACTGTGATGGGACATGTTTCACCGGTTGGAGTCCTGGAGAGCATTTCAAAGGTGAAAAAAGCAGAGTTCTGGTCCTGTTGA
- the LOC107427539 gene encoding pentatricopeptide repeat-containing protein At3g03580 isoform X1, whose translation MKTAKFTIPLQQSKQVLYSSISEALTSASNSKQLHKVHSLIVTLGLEHSVFLSGKLISKYAKFKDPISSLSVFREVLPTNNVYQWNSIIRALTHNGMYSDALHHYAEMQKMKVQPDTYTFPSVINACALLQDFEMGRIVHECILEMGFASDLYICNALVDMYARFDDLQRARLLFEDMSRRDIVSWNSLISGYSSHAYFEDALEIYHKLRMECLVPDSFTISSVLPACGGLLDVKEGLKIHGLVEKIGIHSDILVSNGLLSLYFKCGRLEDAQKLFDNMVVRDSVSWNTVICGYSQLELFEESIKLFMQMINRFRPDLLTITSVLHACAQLRDLKFAKCVHDYIKKSQFEFDTTANNILIDMYAKCGDLLVSQEVFDTMEDKDSISWNSLINGYFINCRYHEGLKFFQTMKADMKPDCVTYVMILSISTQLANLNWGKLSHCDIVKLGFDSHLVVCNALLDMYAKCGRVEQSLMVFENMKARDVVTWNTVISACIHYKDCSLGFRMIRKMRDEGGLMPDVATMLGILPVCSSLAAKKQGKEIHGCILRFEFESDLPVGNALIEMYSNCGNLKNSIQVFKQMRMKDVVTWTSLISAYGMHGKGKRALRAFVEMEETDVLPDHLAFLAVIFACSHSGLVEDGMACFDKMKKDYKIEPRIEHYACIVDLLSRSGLLAQAEEFIHSMPFKPDATIWGALLSACRASGETTIASRVLDRIVEINSCDAGYVILASNIYAALGKWDQVGAIRKSMKAKGLKKDPGSSWMEVEKEGFCLSEKRICSSWLKYGSMDSFICDHNHGVFAIQRVKDKQKHLQNLDSAID comes from the exons ATGAAGACCGCCAAGTTCACCATCCCACTTCAGCAAAGCAAACAAGTTTTGTATTCTTCAATCTCAGAAGCTCTGACTTCTGCTTCAAACTCCAAACAACTCCACAAGGTCCACTCTCTCATTGTCACCCTCGGACTTGAACATTCCGTCTTCCTTTCTGGCAAACTTATAAGCAAGTATGCCAAATTCAAAGACCCCATTTCTTCTCTTTCGGTTTTCCGTGAAGTTTTGCCCACAAACAATGTCTACCAGTGGAATTCGATCATCAGAGCGCTAACCCATAATGGGATGTATTCTGACGCTCTTCATCATTACGCTGAAATGCAAAAAATGAAGGTTCAACCCGATACGTATACCTTCCCTTCTGTGATCAATGCATGTGCTTTGTTACAGGATTTTGAGATGGGTAGGATTGTTCATGAGTGTATTTTGGAGATGGGATTTGCTTCGGATTTGTATATTTGTAATGCATTGGTAGATATGTATGCTAGATTTGATGACTTGCAGAGAGCACGACTTCTGTTTGAGGATATGTCTAGGAGAGATATTGTGTCGTGGAATAGTCTGATTTCAGGGTATAGTTCACATGCATATTTCGAGGACGCTTTGGaaatttatcataaattaaGAATGGAATGTTTGGTACCAGATTCTTTCACCATATCAAGTGTTTTGCCTGCATGTGGAGGTCTCCTTGATGTTAAAGAAGGACTAAAAATTCATGGGTTGGTCGAAAAGATTGGGATCCATTCAGATATTTTAGTAAGCAATGGACTTCTTTCCTTGTACTTCAAATGTGGTAGATTAGAAGATGCTCAAAAACTTTTTGATAATATGGTAGTTAGAGACTCTGTTAGTTGGAATACTGTGATTTGTGGGTACTCTCAATTAGAGTTGTTCGAAGAGTCAATCAAATTGTTTATGCAGATGATAAATAGATTTAGACCTGATCTGCTAACAATAACATCTGTTCTCCATGCTTGTGCCCAGTTACGAGACCTCAAATTTGCAAAATGTGTTCATGACTACATTAAAAAAAGTCAGTTTGAATTTGATACGACAGCGAATAATATCTTAATTGATATGTATGCAAAATGCGGTGATTTGTTAGTTTCGCAAGAAGTATTTGACACTATGGAAGATAAGGATTCTATCTCATGGAATTCATTAATCAATGgctattttattaattgtcgTTATCATGAAGggttaaaattttttcaaacaatGAAGGCTGACATGAAACCCGATTGTGTTACTTATGTGATGATTCTTTCTATATCTACTCAGTTAGCAAACTTGAACTGGGGAAAGTTAAGTCACTGTGATATAGTAAAACTGGGATTTGATTCACATCTTGTTGTTTGCAATGCTCTGCTTGATATGTATGCTAAATGTGGCAGAGTAGAGCAGTCACTAATGGTATTTGAGAATATGAAAGCTCGTGATGTAGTAACATGGAATACTGTAATTTCTGCATGTATTCATTATAAAGACTGTAGTTTAGGGTTCAGAATGATCAGAAAAATGAGGGATGAGGGGGGTCTGATGCCAGATGTGGCAACCATGTTAGGGATTTTGCCTGTCTGTTCTTCGCTCGCTGCCAAAAAACAGGGAAAAGAGATCCATGGCTGCATTTTGAGGTTTGAATTTGAATCAGATCTTCCAGTGGGAAATGCACTAATAGAAATGTACTCCAACTgtggtaatttgaaaaactctattcAAGTATTCAAGCAAATGAGGATGAAAGATGTGGTCACTTGGACTTCATTGATTTCTGCATATGGAATGCATGGCAAAGGCAAGAGAGCATTGAGAGCTTTTGTGGAGATGGAAGAAACTGATGTTCTTCCTGATCATCTTGCATTTCTTGCTGTCATTTTTGCTTGTAGCCATTCTGGTTTGGTTGAAGATGGTATGGCTTGCTTTGACAAGATGAAGAAAGACTACAAAATTGAGCCTAGGATTGAACACTATGCCTGTATAGTTGATCTTCTATCACGTTCTGGGTTGTTAGCTCAGGCAGAGGAGTTTATCCATTCAATGCCATTCAAGCCTGATGCGACTATATGGGGAGCTTTACTTAGTGCTTGTCGAGCAAGTGGAGAAACTACTATTGCATCACGTGTCTTGGATCGAATAGTTGAAATTAATTCATGTGATGCTGGGTATGTTATTTTAGCTTCAAATATATATGCTGCTTTGGGGAAGTGGGACCAAGTTGGGGCAATACGGAAATCTATGAAAGCTAAAGGACTCAAAAAAGATCCTGGGTCTAGCTGGATGGAGGTTGAGAAAGAAGGTTTTTGCTTGTCAG AAAAACGCATTTGTAGCAGTTGGCTTAAATATGGAAGTATGGATTCCTTTATTTGTGATCATAACCATGGAGTATTTGCGATTCAGAGGGTCAAAGATAAGCAAAAGCATCTGCAAAATTTGGATTCTGCCATTGACTGA
- the LOC107427539 gene encoding pentatricopeptide repeat-containing protein At3g03580 isoform X2 codes for MKTAKFTIPLQQSKQVLYSSISEALTSASNSKQLHKVHSLIVTLGLEHSVFLSGKLISKYAKFKDPISSLSVFREVLPTNNVYQWNSIIRALTHNGMYSDALHHYAEMQKMKVQPDTYTFPSVINACALLQDFEMGRIVHECILEMGFASDLYICNALVDMYARFDDLQRARLLFEDMSRRDIVSWNSLISGYSSHAYFEDALEIYHKLRMECLVPDSFTISSVLPACGGLLDVKEGLKIHGLVEKIGIHSDILVSNGLLSLYFKCGRLEDAQKLFDNMVVRDSVSWNTVICGYSQLELFEESIKLFMQMINRFRPDLLTITSVLHACAQLRDLKFAKCVHDYIKKSQFEFDTTANNILIDMYAKCGDLLVSQEVFDTMEDKDSISWNSLINGYFINCRYHEGLKFFQTMKADMKPDCVTYVMILSISTQLANLNWGKLSHCDIVKLGFDSHLVVCNALLDMYAKCGRVEQSLMVFENMKARDVVTWNTVISACIHYKDCSLGFRMIRKMRDEGGLMPDVATMLGILPVCSSLAAKKQGKEIHGCILRFEFESDLPVGNALIEMYSNCGNLKNSIQVFKQMRMKDVVTWTSLISAYGMHGKGKRALRAFVEMEETDVLPDHLAFLAVIFACSHSGLVEDGMACFDKMKKDYKIEPRIEHYACIVDLLSRSGLLAQAEEFIHSMPFKPDATIWGALLSACRASGETTIASRVLDRIVEINSCDAGYVILASNIYAALGKWDQVGAIRKSMKAKGLKKDPGSSWMEVEKEGFCLSEGQR; via the exons ATGAAGACCGCCAAGTTCACCATCCCACTTCAGCAAAGCAAACAAGTTTTGTATTCTTCAATCTCAGAAGCTCTGACTTCTGCTTCAAACTCCAAACAACTCCACAAGGTCCACTCTCTCATTGTCACCCTCGGACTTGAACATTCCGTCTTCCTTTCTGGCAAACTTATAAGCAAGTATGCCAAATTCAAAGACCCCATTTCTTCTCTTTCGGTTTTCCGTGAAGTTTTGCCCACAAACAATGTCTACCAGTGGAATTCGATCATCAGAGCGCTAACCCATAATGGGATGTATTCTGACGCTCTTCATCATTACGCTGAAATGCAAAAAATGAAGGTTCAACCCGATACGTATACCTTCCCTTCTGTGATCAATGCATGTGCTTTGTTACAGGATTTTGAGATGGGTAGGATTGTTCATGAGTGTATTTTGGAGATGGGATTTGCTTCGGATTTGTATATTTGTAATGCATTGGTAGATATGTATGCTAGATTTGATGACTTGCAGAGAGCACGACTTCTGTTTGAGGATATGTCTAGGAGAGATATTGTGTCGTGGAATAGTCTGATTTCAGGGTATAGTTCACATGCATATTTCGAGGACGCTTTGGaaatttatcataaattaaGAATGGAATGTTTGGTACCAGATTCTTTCACCATATCAAGTGTTTTGCCTGCATGTGGAGGTCTCCTTGATGTTAAAGAAGGACTAAAAATTCATGGGTTGGTCGAAAAGATTGGGATCCATTCAGATATTTTAGTAAGCAATGGACTTCTTTCCTTGTACTTCAAATGTGGTAGATTAGAAGATGCTCAAAAACTTTTTGATAATATGGTAGTTAGAGACTCTGTTAGTTGGAATACTGTGATTTGTGGGTACTCTCAATTAGAGTTGTTCGAAGAGTCAATCAAATTGTTTATGCAGATGATAAATAGATTTAGACCTGATCTGCTAACAATAACATCTGTTCTCCATGCTTGTGCCCAGTTACGAGACCTCAAATTTGCAAAATGTGTTCATGACTACATTAAAAAAAGTCAGTTTGAATTTGATACGACAGCGAATAATATCTTAATTGATATGTATGCAAAATGCGGTGATTTGTTAGTTTCGCAAGAAGTATTTGACACTATGGAAGATAAGGATTCTATCTCATGGAATTCATTAATCAATGgctattttattaattgtcgTTATCATGAAGggttaaaattttttcaaacaatGAAGGCTGACATGAAACCCGATTGTGTTACTTATGTGATGATTCTTTCTATATCTACTCAGTTAGCAAACTTGAACTGGGGAAAGTTAAGTCACTGTGATATAGTAAAACTGGGATTTGATTCACATCTTGTTGTTTGCAATGCTCTGCTTGATATGTATGCTAAATGTGGCAGAGTAGAGCAGTCACTAATGGTATTTGAGAATATGAAAGCTCGTGATGTAGTAACATGGAATACTGTAATTTCTGCATGTATTCATTATAAAGACTGTAGTTTAGGGTTCAGAATGATCAGAAAAATGAGGGATGAGGGGGGTCTGATGCCAGATGTGGCAACCATGTTAGGGATTTTGCCTGTCTGTTCTTCGCTCGCTGCCAAAAAACAGGGAAAAGAGATCCATGGCTGCATTTTGAGGTTTGAATTTGAATCAGATCTTCCAGTGGGAAATGCACTAATAGAAATGTACTCCAACTgtggtaatttgaaaaactctattcAAGTATTCAAGCAAATGAGGATGAAAGATGTGGTCACTTGGACTTCATTGATTTCTGCATATGGAATGCATGGCAAAGGCAAGAGAGCATTGAGAGCTTTTGTGGAGATGGAAGAAACTGATGTTCTTCCTGATCATCTTGCATTTCTTGCTGTCATTTTTGCTTGTAGCCATTCTGGTTTGGTTGAAGATGGTATGGCTTGCTTTGACAAGATGAAGAAAGACTACAAAATTGAGCCTAGGATTGAACACTATGCCTGTATAGTTGATCTTCTATCACGTTCTGGGTTGTTAGCTCAGGCAGAGGAGTTTATCCATTCAATGCCATTCAAGCCTGATGCGACTATATGGGGAGCTTTACTTAGTGCTTGTCGAGCAAGTGGAGAAACTACTATTGCATCACGTGTCTTGGATCGAATAGTTGAAATTAATTCATGTGATGCTGGGTATGTTATTTTAGCTTCAAATATATATGCTGCTTTGGGGAAGTGGGACCAAGTTGGGGCAATACGGAAATCTATGAAAGCTAAAGGACTCAAAAAAGATCCTGGGTCTAGCTGGATGGAGGTTGAGAAAGAAGGTTTTTGCTTGTCAG AGGGTCAAAGATAA